Proteins found in one Salinimonas lutimaris genomic segment:
- a CDS encoding DUF2982 domain-containing protein: MSSSDTAPIYVKAISKRNGFTTLAIGGAGLLLSVLWLTLAPQWLFLAGIFLTSASLVTMLVGWFKLREPDHSIEISPSQILYHHRRGNWTIEWDNVQRIDCPRVQQGLDQVELEAVGLRLKAYAPFLKTVSPRLATHLLMEQRPLLLHNLPQNCDSGNCFNHEMFDDKAYVLENGEVLTGIKAMLANRMTQLRERLGYDVYISASDLDRSPAEFVTFIRQCQQTRPVN, encoded by the coding sequence ATGTCTTCGAGTGATACTGCGCCTATCTATGTCAAAGCGATTTCCAAGCGCAATGGCTTTACCACGCTGGCCATTGGCGGCGCGGGTCTGTTGCTGTCGGTCTTGTGGCTGACACTGGCGCCACAATGGCTGTTTCTGGCTGGCATCTTTTTAACCAGCGCATCGCTGGTGACCATGCTGGTGGGCTGGTTCAAGCTGCGCGAGCCTGACCACAGTATTGAAATTTCTCCCAGTCAGATTCTGTATCATCACCGGCGCGGAAACTGGACCATTGAATGGGATAATGTTCAGCGTATCGACTGCCCGCGGGTCCAGCAAGGGCTTGATCAGGTTGAATTAGAAGCGGTGGGACTGCGCCTGAAAGCCTACGCGCCTTTTCTTAAAACCGTGTCTCCCCGTCTGGCGACGCACTTGTTGATGGAGCAGCGCCCGCTGCTGTTGCATAACCTGCCGCAAAATTGTGACAGCGGTAACTGCTTCAATCATGAAATGTTTGATGACAAGGCCTATGTGCTGGAAAATGGCGAGGTGCTGACCGGTATCAAAGCGATGCTGGCCAACCGGATGACCCAGCTGCGTGAACGTTTAGGCTATGATGTGTATATTTCGGCGTCTGATCTGGACCGTTCACCGGCAGAGTTTGTGACCTTTATCCGACAATGCCAGCAAACCCGCCCGGTTAACTAA
- the hemL gene encoding glutamate-1-semialdehyde 2,1-aminomutase, whose protein sequence is MQKSEELFARAQKTIPGGVNSPVRAFKAVGGTPRFITKADGPYMWDADGNRYIDYVLSWGPMVLGHNNNKIREAVVQAAAEGLSFGAPTEAEIHMAEKISELVPSMEMVRMVNSGTEATMSAIRIARGYTNRNKIVKFEGCYHGHADSLLVKAGSGALTMGVPSSPGVPAEVAQHTITVEFNNLDSVKEVFAREGDDIACIIVEPVAGNMNCIPPVDGFLQGLREICDAHGSILIFDEVMTGFRVSKGGAQERYQVTPDMTCLGKVIGGGMPVGAFGGKREIITYVSPTGPVYQAGTLSGNPVAMAAGLAALNQIADDDIYPQIFANTQKLADGMQALADKHGIPLTTNVAGSMFGLFFTDVDKVTNYQQATSCNTEQFKTFYHGMLEQGVYLAPASYEAGFVSYAHDDSIIEATLAAADKVFATLK, encoded by the coding sequence ATGCAAAAATCTGAAGAATTATTCGCCCGCGCCCAAAAAACGATTCCTGGTGGCGTCAACTCACCGGTGCGTGCATTTAAAGCCGTTGGCGGCACTCCGCGCTTTATCACCAAAGCCGATGGCCCGTATATGTGGGACGCTGACGGTAACCGCTACATCGACTATGTATTGTCATGGGGTCCGATGGTACTGGGCCATAACAATAACAAGATTCGTGAAGCCGTGGTACAAGCGGCGGCAGAAGGCTTAAGCTTTGGTGCGCCGACCGAGGCCGAAATTCACATGGCAGAAAAAATCAGTGAACTGGTGCCGTCAATGGAAATGGTGCGCATGGTGAACTCAGGCACAGAAGCCACCATGTCTGCCATTCGGATTGCCCGTGGCTACACCAACCGCAATAAAATTGTGAAATTTGAAGGCTGCTACCATGGCCATGCTGACTCACTGCTGGTCAAAGCAGGCTCTGGCGCCCTGACCATGGGCGTACCCAGCTCACCGGGCGTACCGGCTGAAGTGGCCCAGCACACCATCACTGTGGAATTTAATAACCTGGACAGCGTCAAAGAAGTGTTTGCCCGGGAAGGTGATGACATTGCCTGTATTATCGTTGAACCGGTCGCCGGTAACATGAACTGCATTCCTCCGGTAGATGGCTTTTTGCAAGGCCTGCGCGAGATTTGTGATGCCCACGGCAGCATTTTAATTTTTGATGAAGTCATGACCGGCTTCCGGGTTTCTAAAGGCGGGGCCCAGGAGCGCTATCAGGTTACCCCTGACATGACCTGTTTAGGTAAAGTGATTGGTGGCGGCATGCCGGTCGGCGCATTTGGCGGTAAGCGTGAGATTATTACGTATGTCTCTCCTACCGGTCCGGTTTATCAGGCCGGTACTTTGTCGGGTAATCCGGTGGCCATGGCAGCCGGTCTGGCGGCACTGAACCAGATAGCGGATGACGATATTTATCCGCAAATTTTTGCCAATACACAAAAGCTGGCAGATGGCATGCAGGCACTGGCAGACAAACACGGTATTCCACTGACGACCAATGTGGCCGGCAGCATGTTTGGGTTGTTTTTCACTGACGTGGATAAGGTCACCAACTACCAGCAAGCCACCAGTTGTAATACCGAACAGTTTAAAACATTTTATCATGGTATGCTGGAACAGGGCGTGTACCTTGCCCCGGCCTCATATGAAGCTGGCTTTGTGTCTTATGCGCATGATGACAGTATTATTGAAGCCACACTGGCAGCCGCCGATAAGGTGTTTGCTACACTGAAGTAA
- a CDS encoding hybrid sensor histidine kinase/response regulator produces the protein MRVISLIWTLLLLVLPALWLPASAQTTIQLFDEDAEVELSGNFAFYAEPDGPLTISDILNRRRDFQWYTEDNPNFGFRENALWLTNKISNVSSLRRWVFTINFSQLDKVDFYLVSNGEVILQSHQGKLQAEQSYRVPTLRADLPIATPLELYIRVQSHSSSLIVPLTVSPEPMHSKAAQIDSIMWGLFYGGLIILAVYNLVLFFGVREPSLIAYVGYIIAVIFWQFMWGGHIQIFSGETPSWLAGHTELFFVVIGISSGIFTLLFLDSRQHAAAAHPVVLLLLVLQMLTGILCLVDILPLVWKHNLVYCIGIAAICSYIFAGFEAYFNQFQPARYFIFAWSMLAVGAIIGMLSLTGLLPSNTFTTYCFQVGVFLEAALFSLALMEKSRSQLEAEVDQATNDLRNNMELIEEQNARLDIARKDAIKASNIKSQFLANMSHEIRTPLNAILGFSRELGNAALPMDQSEQVRIINTAADNLLIIVNDVLDFSKIEAGKLQINNQPFSPNALLEEMVTLMAKSAHSKRIEFVFELEPLPEKLIGDLFRIKQVLNNLLSNALKFTSVGTVTLGVTNRELNHGLHEIIFTVADTGIGISRQDRKKLFSAFSQIDDALNRHYQGTGLGLVICRELVRLMRGQMNLRSELGLGSTFTINLRANRMSPKLNIEPDNEWQGKHIVVFDPIPQTRRATVQLLNHLGAVTTSVESLDYLQTIESNPDYLFATVPVSKLAQRDAMLSALIQVPAQKRILWYSGSEPFNQYPSLSQHFHDQIRMPVTLSKMDDLLHHKTSLSKNPMQGKLDAMPKARILAVDDMEMNLKLLATWLENSPLELTLSTSGQEAVNLCQVNEYDLILMDVQMPGMDGLKATREIRKTPLNLGTPIIAVTAHAFKEEQERLLASGMEDYLPKPIEISALLEIIRRWCHNHSMPAIPESTLDWDLAIKRTNHNDETARELLRDFIKLLPESVEVLTRAWHERDFDTLKLEVHRLHGACCYTGVPRLQTLADELESALKQDQTMLIAELMPMFMEEIDVVQEKGMGLLGDHQMPGIS, from the coding sequence ATGCGTGTAATCTCTCTGATATGGACATTATTGTTGCTCGTTTTACCGGCATTATGGTTACCGGCCAGCGCCCAAACAACAATTCAGCTGTTTGATGAGGATGCCGAAGTCGAATTGTCGGGTAATTTTGCCTTTTATGCGGAGCCTGATGGTCCGCTTACCATCAGTGATATACTCAATCGCCGCCGCGACTTTCAGTGGTATACCGAAGACAATCCCAATTTTGGTTTTCGTGAAAATGCCCTGTGGCTCACTAACAAAATCAGTAATGTCAGTAGCCTGCGCCGCTGGGTATTTACCATTAATTTCAGCCAGCTGGATAAGGTTGATTTTTATCTGGTGTCCAATGGCGAAGTGATTCTGCAAAGTCATCAGGGCAAGCTGCAGGCCGAACAAAGCTACCGCGTGCCTACCCTGCGCGCTGACCTGCCTATTGCCACGCCACTTGAACTGTATATCCGCGTACAAAGTCACTCATCCAGCCTGATTGTGCCACTGACTGTGTCGCCCGAACCTATGCACAGTAAAGCCGCGCAAATAGACAGCATCATGTGGGGCTTGTTTTATGGCGGGCTGATCATTCTGGCGGTATACAATCTGGTGCTATTTTTTGGTGTTCGCGAGCCCAGTCTTATTGCCTATGTAGGCTATATTATTGCCGTCATATTCTGGCAGTTTATGTGGGGCGGACATATTCAGATTTTCAGTGGCGAAACGCCCTCCTGGCTGGCCGGCCACACTGAACTTTTCTTTGTAGTCATTGGCATCAGCTCGGGTATTTTTACCCTGCTTTTTCTGGATTCTCGCCAACATGCGGCAGCGGCTCACCCGGTGGTATTGCTGTTACTGGTTTTACAAATGCTGACAGGCATATTGTGTCTGGTCGATATTCTGCCTCTGGTGTGGAAGCACAATCTGGTTTATTGCATTGGGATCGCGGCTATTTGCAGTTATATTTTTGCCGGCTTCGAGGCTTACTTTAATCAGTTCCAGCCCGCCCGCTACTTTATTTTTGCCTGGAGTATGCTGGCAGTTGGGGCGATCATCGGCATGCTGAGCCTGACCGGTTTATTGCCGTCCAATACGTTTACCACCTACTGTTTTCAGGTTGGGGTATTTCTGGAAGCGGCGCTGTTTTCGCTGGCGTTAATGGAAAAAAGTCGTAGTCAGCTGGAAGCAGAAGTGGACCAGGCCACCAACGACCTGCGCAATAATATGGAGCTGATAGAAGAGCAGAATGCGCGCCTGGATATTGCCCGCAAAGACGCCATCAAAGCCAGTAACATTAAGTCTCAGTTTCTGGCGAATATGAGCCATGAAATTCGCACCCCGTTAAATGCCATTCTTGGTTTTAGCCGGGAGCTAGGCAATGCCGCACTGCCCATGGACCAGAGCGAGCAGGTTCGGATTATCAATACCGCAGCCGACAACCTGCTGATTATCGTCAACGATGTGCTCGACTTTTCTAAAATTGAAGCCGGTAAGCTGCAAATCAATAATCAGCCGTTTTCGCCTAATGCACTGCTCGAAGAAATGGTCACCCTGATGGCCAAAAGCGCGCATTCTAAACGCATTGAGTTTGTGTTTGAGCTGGAACCTCTGCCAGAAAAACTGATTGGCGATCTGTTCAGAATTAAACAGGTGCTCAATAATCTGCTTAGTAACGCTCTGAAATTCACCTCGGTGGGCACCGTCACCCTGGGCGTCACCAACCGCGAGCTGAATCATGGCCTGCACGAAATTATCTTTACGGTGGCCGACACCGGTATTGGTATCAGTCGCCAGGACCGCAAAAAACTGTTCAGCGCCTTTTCGCAGATAGATGATGCATTGAATCGTCATTATCAGGGAACCGGACTGGGACTGGTCATTTGCCGGGAACTGGTGCGCCTGATGCGCGGTCAGATGAACCTGCGCAGTGAGCTGGGCCTGGGCAGTACTTTTACCATTAATCTGCGGGCTAACCGCATGAGTCCCAAGCTTAACATTGAGCCGGACAACGAATGGCAGGGTAAGCATATTGTGGTCTTTGACCCCATCCCGCAAACCCGCCGCGCTACGGTCCAGTTACTTAATCATTTAGGGGCGGTCACCACCAGTGTGGAAAGCTTGGACTACCTGCAAACCATTGAGTCTAATCCTGACTATCTGTTTGCCACTGTGCCGGTATCCAAGCTGGCCCAGCGGGACGCCATGCTCAGCGCCCTGATTCAGGTCCCCGCCCAAAAACGCATTTTGTGGTATTCCGGCTCTGAGCCGTTTAACCAGTATCCCAGCCTGAGCCAGCATTTTCATGATCAGATCCGCATGCCGGTGACCCTGTCCAAGATGGATGACCTGCTGCATCATAAAACCAGTCTGAGTAAAAATCCGATGCAGGGTAAGCTGGACGCCATGCCTAAAGCCCGCATTCTGGCCGTGGATGATATGGAGATGAACCTGAAGCTGCTGGCCACCTGGCTGGAAAACAGCCCGCTGGAACTGACCTTGTCAACCAGCGGCCAGGAAGCGGTAAATCTGTGTCAGGTTAACGAATACGACCTGATTCTGATGGATGTGCAGATGCCGGGGATGGACGGGCTCAAAGCCACCCGCGAAATCCGCAAAACTCCACTGAATCTGGGCACCCCGATTATTGCGGTGACCGCCCATGCCTTTAAAGAAGAACAGGAGCGCCTGCTGGCCTCAGGCATGGAAGACTATCTGCCCAAGCCCATTGAAATCTCTGCTCTGCTGGAAATTATCCGACGCTGGTGCCATAACCATTCAATGCCGGCAATTCCTGAGTCGACCCTGGACTGGGATTTGGCCATTAAGCGCACTAATCACAACGATGAAACCGCCAGAGAACTGCTGCGCGATTTTATTAAACTGCTGCCTGAATCAGTGGAGGTACTGACCCGTGCCTGGCACGAGCGGGACTTTGACACCCTTAAATTGGAAGTACACCGGCTGCACGGGGCGTGTTGCTATACTGGCGTGCCGCGCCTGCAAACTCTGGCAGATGAACTGGAAAGCGCGTTAAAGCAGGATCAAACCATGCTGATTGCTGAACTGATGCCAATGTTTATGGAAGAAATAGACGTGGTGCAGGAAAAAGGCATGGGACTGCTCGGCGACCATCAGATGCCCGGTATTAGTTAA
- a CDS encoding aspartate carbamoyltransferase, with translation MSEFTGNHILSVNQFNRDAIEKVFEVATTMQPYARRQKRTTVLEGAILGNLFFEPSTRTRVSFGTAFNLLGGEVRETTGMSSSALAKGESLYDTARVLSGYSDIIAMRHPAAGSVAEFAEGSRVPVINGGDGANEHPTQALLDLFTIKREVEYQGKGIDGLHIAMIGDLRYGRTVHSLSRLLCLYKNVHFTLVSPNELAMPEPIIAAIDNAGHKLSITDQLEGTLDADICYQTRIQEERFPSQDEANKYRGKFRLNQSIYTRHFQSKTVIMHPLPRDSRAEANELDNDLNLNPNLAIFRQTDNGVLVRMALFALTLGVENLLSRYEKDVVWYSNKSSE, from the coding sequence ATGTCAGAGTTTACCGGCAATCATATCCTTTCGGTTAACCAGTTCAATCGCGACGCCATCGAAAAAGTTTTCGAGGTTGCCACAACGATGCAGCCCTACGCCAGACGCCAAAAGCGCACCACGGTACTGGAGGGCGCTATCCTTGGAAACCTGTTTTTTGAACCCAGCACCCGGACCCGGGTAAGTTTTGGAACGGCATTTAACCTGCTTGGTGGCGAAGTCCGGGAAACCACCGGAATGTCCAGCTCTGCGCTGGCTAAGGGCGAATCGCTTTATGATACCGCCCGGGTGCTTAGCGGCTATTCTGACATTATTGCGATGCGCCATCCGGCCGCCGGGTCGGTGGCCGAATTTGCTGAAGGCAGCCGGGTACCGGTGATCAATGGCGGGGATGGCGCTAACGAACACCCGACTCAGGCTTTACTGGACTTGTTCACCATCAAGCGTGAAGTTGAGTATCAGGGCAAAGGTATTGATGGTCTGCATATCGCCATGATTGGAGATTTGCGCTATGGCCGGACGGTACATTCGTTGTCCCGCCTGTTGTGCCTGTACAAAAATGTTCACTTTACCCTGGTATCGCCCAACGAGCTGGCTATGCCGGAGCCGATTATCGCCGCGATTGATAATGCCGGTCACAAGCTGTCGATTACTGACCAGCTTGAAGGCACGCTGGATGCGGATATCTGTTATCAGACCCGGATCCAGGAAGAACGCTTCCCATCGCAGGATGAAGCAAACAAATACCGTGGCAAATTTCGCCTGAACCAGTCGATTTATACCCGCCACTTCCAGTCTAAAACCGTCATTATGCATCCGTTGCCCCGTGATTCACGGGCCGAAGCCAACGAACTGGATAATGATCTGAACCTGAACCCTAACTTAGCCATATTCAGACAGACAGATAATGGCGTGCTGGTACGCATGGCGTTATTTGCCCTGACGCTGGGCGTTGAAAATCTGCTCAGTCGCTATGAAAAAGATGTGGTTTGGTACAGCAATAAGAGTAGTGAGTAA